In a single window of the Oryctolagus cuniculus chromosome 9, mOryCun1.1, whole genome shotgun sequence genome:
- the GTF3A gene encoding transcription factor IIIA, giving the protein TCAFARATLPEVHGGRVRGRGLRTPVRGGTCLCTWPRAWPPGALEPPVSVSEAVSSLTIADAFVAAGENSAPPARRFICSFPDCSANYNKAWKLDAHLCKHTGERPFVCDHEGCGKAFIRDYHLSRHALIHTGEKPFVCTASDCDQKFNTKSNLKKHFERKHENQQKQYVCGFEGCQKTFRKHQQLKTHQSQHTNEPPFKCAQEGCGKHFASPSRLKRHAKVHEGYTCQKGCSFVAKTWTELLKHTREAHKGSQMGKMVKSLCLLHQR; this is encoded by the exons ACTTGCGCGTTCGCCCGAGCTACGCTCCCGGAAGTACATGGGGGTCGTGTCCGGGGCCGTGGGCTGCGCACGCCGGTTCGTGGCGGCACGTGCCTCTGCACGTGGCCACGCGCCTGGCCCCCCGGCGCCCTGGAGCCGCCGGTGTCGGTCTCGGAGGCTGTGTCGTCCCTGACCATCGCCGACGCGTTCGTGGCGGCCGGCGAGAACTCAGCGCCGCCCGCTAGGAGGTTCATCTGCTCCTTCCCCGACTGCAGTGCCAATTACAACAAAGCCTGGAAGCTAGATGCGCACCTGTGCAAGCACACGGGGGAG AGACCATTTGTTTGTGACCACGAGGGCTGTGGCAAGGCCTTCATCAGGGACTACCATCTGAGTCGCCACGCACTGATTCATACTGGAGAAAAGCCGTTTGT CTGCACAGCTAGTGACTGTGATCAGAAGTTCAACACAAAATCGAACTTGAAGAAACATTTTGAACGCAAACATGAAAATCAGCAAAAGCAGTATGTA TGCGGCTTTGAGGGCTGTCAGAAGACCTTCAGGAAACACCAGCAGCTGAAGACGCATCAGAGCCAGCACACCAACGAGCCACCCTTCAA GTGTGCCCAGGAGGGATGTGGGAAACACTTCGCCTCCCCCAGCAGGCTGAAGCGGCACGCCAAGGTCCATGAGG gtTACACGTGTCAAAAGGGATGTTCCTTTGTGGCCAAAACATGGACAGAGCTCCTGAAACACACAAGAGAAGCCCATAAAG GGTCACAGATGGGGAAGATGGTTAAATCTCTCTGTCTGCTCCACCAGAGGTAA